The Callospermophilus lateralis isolate mCalLat2 chromosome 3, mCalLat2.hap1, whole genome shotgun sequence genome has a segment encoding these proteins:
- the LOC143393912 gene encoding olfactory receptor 4K17-like, whose product MQLLNQSQVSEFILVGLTSFKDIEFLLFALFSIIYLVTVLGNLLIILTVFLTPNLNTPMYFLLGNLSFVDMSLASFATPKMIVNLIKHRKTISFLGCFTQIFLLHLLGATETVLLVSMAFDRYVAICKPLHYMTIMNKKLCILLVVMSWCSGLLHVGLQLPFAINLPFCGPNVVDSIFCDLPLVSKLACTDTYFVQVVIVANSGMISMSCFLILLISYTLILTTIRRSSSIGQSKARSTLTAHITVVIIFFGPCIFIYVWPFNNHSVDKFLAVFYTIITPILNPLIYTLRNKEMKTAMRKLWRALVHSNEDS is encoded by the coding sequence ATGCAACTACTAAATCAGTCTCAAGTATCAGAATTTATTTTGGTGGGACTGACCAGCTTTAAGGATATAGAGTTTCTTCTCTTTGCCCTCTTCTCAATTATCTATTTGGTAACAGTTTTAGGGAACCTTCTCATTATACTTACTGTATTTTTAACCCCAAACCTgaacacccccatgtacttcctCCTTGGGAATCTCTCCTTTGTGGATATGTCCCTTgcttcctttgccacccctaaaatGATTGTGAATTTGATAAAACACAGGAAGACTATTTCTTTTCTTGGTTGCTTCACTCAGATATTTCTTCTCCACTTACTAGGTGCAACTGAAACTGTACTATTGGTTTCCATGGCCTTTGATAGATATGTGGCCATTTGTAAGCCTCTACACTACATGACCATCATGAACAAGAAACTGTGTATTTTGCTTGTAGTCATGTCATGGTGCTCAGGTCTCCTTCATGTAGGACTTCAATTACCCTTTGCCATAAACTTACCTTTCTGTGGTCCTAATGTGGTGGATAGCATTTTCTGTGATCTCCCTCTGGTTAGCAAACTTGCATGCACAGATACCTATTTTGTACAAGTAGTCATTGTTGCCAACAGTGGCATGATCTCCATGAGTTGTTTCCTCATTTTGCTTATTTCCTACACTTTGATCCTCACAACCATCAGAAGAAGCTCTTCTATTGGGCAGTCTAAAGCCCGTTCCACTCTGACAGCTCACATCACAGTGGTGATTATCTTCTTTGGCCCGTGCATCTTTATCTATGTCTGGCCCTTCAACAACCACTCTGTGGATAAGTTCCTTGCTGTATTCTATACCATTATCACCCCTATCTTGAATCCACTTATCTATACTCTACGAAACAAAGAAATGAAGACAGCCATGAGGAAACTCTGGAGAGCTCTTGTGCATTCTAACGAAGATTCTTAG